The following proteins come from a genomic window of Amyelois transitella isolate CPQ chromosome 24, ilAmyTran1.1, whole genome shotgun sequence:
- the LOC106135775 gene encoding cytochrome c oxidase subunit 6C yields MAGDKAVATVSKPQMRGLLNSAIKRNLTISITLAVISGFAFKFIVGNERKRKYAEFYRTYDAEKEFEEMRKKGLFQSC; encoded by the exons ATGGCTGGAGACAAGGCCGTAGCCACCGTCAGCAAGCCACAGATGCGTGGACTCCTCAACTCGGCAATCAAGCGCAACTTGACCATCTCCATCACCCTGGCCGTCATCTCAGGGTTCGCCTTCAAGTTCATTGTGGGCAATGAGCGCAAGAGGAAGTACGCTGAATTCTAcag GACATACGACGCTGAGAAGGAGTTTGAGGAGATGAGGAAGAAGGGACTTTTCCAATCATGCTGA
- the LOC106135764 gene encoding zinc finger protein 12, which yields MPKCFLNSVRPVRESFTHETENKSVEMEPKPIRILKNNLKRQKNLLKTNETIFNDKVPISTRFYLQLLKRSQFIENFIETELYEYASESEKPFSSPELKNKTKEKKDAEKKSYNLRSCETKTERKTFGEKKRVQKKRNVENLFEISERKRKIRKEPLAPIIEEIKRLPLKLNNKGLEIDKIAEKLKSLVKTNASEKLDRELLTCKESFDKATVDVFGLLESRSFADPVCALKLPWSSPRAGLRNSHTCGYCGKGFDRPWVLKGHLRLHTGERPFPCPHPHCGRTFADRSNLRAHQRTRGHHSWQWCCVECGKAFSQRRYLDRHRDEACRKYKLHARNKCPQAQSASKQTVPEVDFTLPVPLYGLIRHNEKAEVSMVEEQELPIDLSISKKRVDLE from the exons ATGCCTAAGTGTTTCTTAAACTCCGTACGGCCGGTTAGGGAAAGTTTCACACATGAAACGGAAAATAAAAGCGTTGAAA TGGAACCGAAGCCAAtacgtattttaaaaaacaacttGAAACGCCAAAAGAACTTGCTCAAGACAAACGAGACGATTTTCAACGACAAAGTCCCGATTTCAACGAGATTCTACTTGCAACTGTTGAAACGCAGTCAATTCATAGAAAACTTCATTGAAACGGAACTTTACGAGTACGCTTCAGAGAGCGAAAAGCCTTTCAGTTCGcccgaattaaaaaataaaacaaaagaaaaaaaagacgccgaaaaaaaatcatacaacCTAAGATCGTGTGAAACGAAAACGGAACGCAAGACGTTCGGTGAGAAGAAACGCGTACAAAAAAAACGGAACGTCGAAAACTTGTTTGAAATTTCCGAACGGAAACGCAAGATCAGGAAAGAGCCTTTGGCGCCAATTATCGAGGAGATAAAAAGGTTGCCTTTGAAATTGAACAATAAGGGTTTGGAAATCGATAAGATTGCGGAGAAGTTGAAGAGTTTGGTGAAGACTAATGCTAGTGAGAAGTTGGACAGGGAGCTGCTGACTTGCAAGGAGTCGTTTGACAAAGCC ACGGTAGACGTCTTTGGACTCTTAGAATCTCGCTCATTTGCAGATCCAGTTTGTGCGTTGAAGCTGCCGTGGTCTTCCCCTCGTGCAGGTCTTCGCAACAGTCACACTTGTGGTTACTGTGGAAAGGGCTTCGACCGGCCCTGGGTGTTAAAAGGTCACCTCAGACTCCACACGGGGGAGCGGCCCTTTCCGTGCCCCCATCCGCACTGTGGAAGGACTTTCGCTGATCG ATCGAACCTGCGCGCGCACCAGCGCACGCGCGGCCACCACAGCTGGCAGTGGTGCTGCGTGGAGTGCGGCAAGGCGTTCAGCCAGCGGCGGTACCTCGACCGCCACAGAGACGAAGCGTGTCGCAAATACAA GCTGCACGCTCGCAACAAATGCCCTCAAGCTCAGTCTGCGTCAAAACAGACAGTCCCAGAAGTGGACTTCACTCTACCTGTCCCTCTCTATGGCTTGATACGCCACAACGAGAAGGCGGAAGTGTCTATGGTCGAAGAACAGGAACTACCAATAGATTTGTCTATAAGCAAAAAGAGGGTAGATTTAGAATAA